The Atribacterota bacterium genomic interval GACGGTCTACAACAATCCTGCGGTCAAAACGTCCGGGTCTTAACAAAGCCGGATCAAGCACATCAGGTCTATTGGTCGCAGCTATTAATATGACACCTATATTCTGGTCAAAACCATCCATTTCAACCAGTAATTGATTAAGGGTCTGTTCTCTTTCATCATGTCCACCACCAAGCCCTGCTCCCCTGTGGCGGCCTACTGCATCAATTTCATCCATAAAAATAATACATGGGTTATTTGTTTTAGCCTGTTTAAATAAATCTCTTACCCGTGATGCTCCTACTCCAACAAACATCTCCACAAAATCAGAGCCACTTATACTGAAAAAAGCAACCCCTGCTTCACCGGCAACAGCTCGCGCTAATAATGTTTTTCCTGATCCCGGAGGTCCATAAAGAAGAACTCCTTTTGGTATTTTTGCACCCAGCTGATTAAATTTAGCAGGATTCTTTAAAAATTCTATAACTTCCTGTAATTCTTCCTTTGCTTCATCAACTCCGGCTACATCCTCAAAGGTTACCTTAGGAGTCTCTTTTCCCATTAATTTAGCCTGACTTTTTCCAAAAGACATTACCTTATTACCGCCGCCTTGCATCTGCCGCATCATAAAAATCCAGATACCGATAATTAACGCCATAGGCAATAAGGATGAAAGTATTCGCATCCACCATGACAATTCTACCGGTGGTTTTGCCTCAATATTAATATTCTTATCCCTTAATATATTCATGAGCTCAGGATCATCAGGTAAATAAGTTGAAAATTTCTGATTATTTGATAATTCCCCAGTTGCAGTATTCCCTGAAATAGATACACTTATAACATTATTGCTCTCCACTTCACTTAGAAACTGAGAGTAGGAAAGCTCACTAACAGAAGAACTGGGTTCAAAAAATGAGCTTAAAACAGAAATAACTACAATTAATATTAAAAGGTATAAACCGGCATTTTTAAAATTTTTGTTCTTGAAATTATTTGGATTTATCTTAGCCAATTTTTTCTCCTTTGTGTATAAAATAACAACTTTTCAAAAAAGTTGAAATGCAAGGTAATTTTAGCATATTTTATATATAAAAACAAACATAAAAAAAATAATTATGTTTTAGAAGACACATATTTTAGTTAATTAAAACTTAATATTATCTCTATTGTTTGTCAGTATCATTCATCTGATAGTATTGGGATTTCAAAACTAAAATATAAGGGATATTTCGATATAGTCCGTTAAAGTCCAGACCATATCCGACTACAAATTTATCAGGTATGTCAAAACCACAATAATCGATAGGTACATCAATCCTTCTTCTTTCTACCTTATTCAGCAAAGCACATACTTTCAGACTTGCAGGATTTCTTGATTTTAACATTCGAATTAAATAATCTAAAGTTAATCCTGTATCGACTATATCTTCAATAATTAAAACATCCTTTTTTTCAATATTTTCATCCAAATCCTTTATAATCCTTACAACTCCGGATGATTCTGTGGAAGTGCCATAACTTGAAATATCCATAAAATCCATTATTATTGGCACTTTGATATTACGAGCCAAATCTGCCAGGAAAATGATTGCGCCTCTTAAAACTCCGATACAGATCAACTGTTTGCCTTTGTAATCCCTGGATATTTGATTGCCTAATTCCTGTATTTTCTTTTGTATCTGATTCTCCGGTATTAATATTTCTTCAATTTGTTCCTGTCTTATCATTTTTTTGATCTCCTTAGCTTTCTATATTTTTTTTGCGGATTATTTTTTTTATATGCAAAACTTTTTTTGTTTTTTTAGTAATCTTAAAACGGTCGTCTATCTGATAATCTGCAACCCATACAATACTATCAGAATTATCAACAACCAGAGTAATCTGGCCTCTTTTAAATTGTGGTATCTTCCAATCAATAAAATATGATTTAATTTTTTTAAAATACCCACAATTTAAAGGTTTAAAACAGTCCCCATCCCTTCTGTTTCTAATTTTAAGAGGAAGGCCTAATTTATCATAGTCCAGGTAGGCTTCAGATTTACTCTTATTATTTAAATATTGTTCTTTTATTTTTTCTGAATAATTATATAGTTTAGTTGTCATTTTGATACCTACTTGAGGGTATTCCTTATCGATAAGCAATGGTAAGTCAAATTCCCATTTGTTTCCTATTTTGTATTGAGTAGTTTTAGTTTTTTTTCTACCCCCAACATAAAATATTTCCAGTTTATAATAACTCTTTCTTGCTTTGATATTATCAGGTAAATTAATACATTTTTCACCCCGGTTAAACAGGCACAGTTCTCTAATACTCTCAATGTGATCAAATTCAATATCAGCAAGATAATCCTTTATCAAAACTATCCCTTTACGAATAATATGTCTTTGTAACGCTACATGGATTTTCCTGATTTTTTTTATATCCAGAACAATTTTGGAAGAACTTTTTTCTATTATACAATCTAAAAGATATTGTTTGGTTATGTCTTCCCAATAATTTAATTCATCTTGAACAATTGTTTGTAATTTTATTAAACTACTTCCAATTGAGGGATTATATTCTTTGGCAAGTAGAGGTATTAATTGATTTCTAACTTTATTTCGCAGAAACATCGACTCTGTATTTGAAGAATCTATAAAATAAGTAATATTATTTCTCTTACAATAATCTTCTATTTCCTGCCTGTTACATTCAATTAAAGGGCGAATAATCTGATCTCTTTTTGCAGGTATACCCCTTAATCCCTGTAAACCGCTACCTCGCATTAATCTCATCAAAACAGTTTCAATCTGGTCATCAGCATGATGGCCTATAGCAATCTTATTTGCTTTATACTCTTTGTACAAACCTTTAAGAAACTGATATCGCACCAATCTGCCGGCTTGTTCTAAAGATAATGATTTTTCTTGAGCAATAATTGGCACAGAAACTGTTAATTGCTCAAAAGGTATATCCATCTGGTTGGCTTCTAACCGGACAAAGTCTGCTTCCTTTTTTGATTCAGCAACTCTTATGCCATGATTAACATGTGCTACAATAAGATGCAAATCAAGTCTTTTTTTTATACTGTTAAGAATGTGAAGCAGGCATAATGAGTCAGGGCCTCCGGAAACGGCAACTATAACCGTGTCTCCCGGATGTAGCATTTGATATTTCCTTATTGTATTATTTACTTTTACTATTAATTTATCCAATTAAAAAACACTTTTTCGTTTTATTTAATAATATTATAGAAAAAGTTAATTCCCGGAACTACACTATTGCATGGTGGCGGTGCTGAGATTCGAACTCAGGACACTGCGGGTATGAACCGCATGCTCTAGCCATCTGAGCTACACCGCCATAATGGGATAAACATGGCAGATAATAAGAGAAAGCAATAAACTGCTTAATTAATAAAAACCTCTAATTTTATTATAGAGGTTTGATTTACTTGCTTGGTTGCGGGGGGCGGATTCGAACCGCCGACCTTCAGGTTATGAGCCTGACGAGCTACCTAGCTGCTCCACCCCGCTATGCTGTCTATTTATCTGAAATTATTAATTACATTAAAGTCTTCTAAAAAGTCGCTTTTTATTTTAGCATTGTTAAAACCTAAAGTCAATGAATATAAGTATATTAATTGATCGTTAGGTGCCGGAGGCCGGAATCGAACCGGCACAAGCCTTACAGCTTCCAGGATTTTAAGTCCTGTGCGTCTACCTATTCCGCCACTCCGGCAAACTTAAATTATTATAGGACAAATGACTATGACCGTCAATAGAACTTTAGTAAATTTATTCAAATTATCTTCTTAAGCAAAAAAGTACTTTTATAATTAGTGATTCACTATAAAAATACTATTCAATCCTGGTAGCTTTATATAAAATCTCATTAGGTTTAACCATGTCAAGTTCTTCCCGGGCAATTTTTTCAATATAAGGATTAGTATTCAATAAATCTATCCTTTCAGCCAATAGTTTGTTTTCTTTCTGTAAATCATTAATCTCATCCTCTAATTCATAGATATAAACATTTAACTCAAGAATACTGGCATATTTTTCTGAAAAGACAAATGATATATAAAATATTAATAACAAGATAATTGCCCATGTTATTTTTGATTCAAAAAGAGATCTTATTACAGACATCTTTATTGAAAAACCTCTTTTCCCCTGTAAACACCCTGGTCACCCAGTTCTTCTTCAATTCTTAACAACTGGTTATATTTTGCGATCCTATCTGTACGGCAAAGAGATCCTGCCTTTATCTGTCCTGCATTAGTGGCAACTGCTAAATCAGCAATAGTAGTATCCTCTGTTTCACCAGAACGATGGGAAATAACATTAGTAAAACCGGCACGTTTTGCCATTTCAATAGTATCAAGGGTCTCGGTCAGGGTACCAATTTGATTTAATTTAATTAAGATAGAATTAGAAGCAGATAAATCAATGCCTCTTTGTAGCCTTTCCTGGTTTGTAACATATAAATCATCTCCCACAAGCTGAATTTTTTCCCCTAATCGCTTTGTCAATTTATTCCAATTATCCCAATCGTCTTCTGCTAATCCGTCTTCAATTGAAATAATTGGGAATTTAGCAACTAATTTTGCATAATATTCAATCATTTCTTCTGCTGATCTTTCAACACCTTCTCTAGTTAAAATATACTTTCCTTTCTGATAAAATTCAGATGCTGCTGCATCAAGAGCAATAAAAATATCCTTACCAGGCTGGTATCCGGCTTGATTAATAGCTTCAACTATTACCTCCAAAGCCTCTTCACTTGATTTCAACTTAGGAGCAAACCCTCCTTCGTCCCCAACTGAAATACTATAACCGGCCTTCTGAAGTACTTTCTTT includes:
- the ftsH gene encoding ATP-dependent zinc metalloprotease FtsH, which codes for MAKINPNNFKNKNFKNAGLYLLILIVVISVLSSFFEPSSSVSELSYSQFLSEVESNNVISVSISGNTATGELSNNQKFSTYLPDDPELMNILRDKNINIEAKPPVELSWWMRILSSLLPMALIIGIWIFMMRQMQGGGNKVMSFGKSQAKLMGKETPKVTFEDVAGVDEAKEELQEVIEFLKNPAKFNQLGAKIPKGVLLYGPPGSGKTLLARAVAGEAGVAFFSISGSDFVEMFVGVGASRVRDLFKQAKTNNPCIIFMDEIDAVGRHRGAGLGGGHDEREQTLNQLLVEMDGFDQNIGVILIAATNRPDVLDPALLRPGRFDRRIVVDRPDLLGREQILKVHAKGKPLNKDVDLKVLARRTPGFVGSDLANLVNEAALLASRKGKKSISMEEFEASIDRVIAGPERRSRLMNEKEKEIVAYHESGHALVAKLLPNGDPVHKVSIIPRGSAALGYTLQLPTEDRFLISKSELMQRLSVLLGGRVAEEIIFKDITTGAQNDLERATKIARQMVTEFGMSETIGPMTLGRKEHQIFLGRDISEDRNYSDEIAFQIDKEVEKIIENAYSKAKEILIKNKRKLKKVATTLLQKETLEGEELDSLMKGAKLATGQQLGV
- the hpt gene encoding hypoxanthine phosphoribosyltransferase codes for the protein MIRQEQIEEILIPENQIQKKIQELGNQISRDYKGKQLICIGVLRGAIIFLADLARNIKVPIIMDFMDISSYGTSTESSGVVRIIKDLDENIEKKDVLIIEDIVDTGLTLDYLIRMLKSRNPASLKVCALLNKVERRRIDVPIDYCGFDIPDKFVVGYGLDFNGLYRNIPYILVLKSQYYQMNDTDKQ
- the tilS gene encoding tRNA lysidine(34) synthetase TilS; the encoded protein is MLHPGDTVIVAVSGGPDSLCLLHILNSIKKRLDLHLIVAHVNHGIRVAESKKEADFVRLEANQMDIPFEQLTVSVPIIAQEKSLSLEQAGRLVRYQFLKGLYKEYKANKIAIGHHADDQIETVLMRLMRGSGLQGLRGIPAKRDQIIRPLIECNRQEIEDYCKRNNITYFIDSSNTESMFLRNKVRNQLIPLLAKEYNPSIGSSLIKLQTIVQDELNYWEDITKQYLLDCIIEKSSSKIVLDIKKIRKIHVALQRHIIRKGIVLIKDYLADIEFDHIESIRELCLFNRGEKCINLPDNIKARKSYYKLEIFYVGGRKKTKTTQYKIGNKWEFDLPLLIDKEYPQVGIKMTTKLYNYSEKIKEQYLNNKSKSEAYLDYDKLGLPLKIRNRRDGDCFKPLNCGYFKKIKSYFIDWKIPQFKRGQITLVVDNSDSIVWVADYQIDDRFKITKKTKKVLHIKKIIRKKNIES
- a CDS encoding septum formation initiator family protein, with amino-acid sequence MSVIRSLFESKITWAIILLLIFYISFVFSEKYASILELNVYIYELEDEINDLQKENKLLAERIDLLNTNPYIEKIAREELDMVKPNEILYKATRIE
- the eno gene encoding phosphopyruvate hydratase, producing the protein MSAIIDIYAREILDSRGNPTIEVEVHLESGVIGVSQVPSGASTGTYEAVELRDNDKKRFNGKGVLKAVNNVNELIAPELIGVDALEQGYVDELMIELDGTRNKEKMGANAILGVSLSVAKAASEYLDLPLYRYIGGTNAKEIPVPLMNILNGGKHADSGVDIQEFMIVPVGGLNFSENYRMAAETFQALKKVLQKAGYSISVGDEGGFAPKLKSSEEALEVIVEAINQAGYQPGKDIFIALDAAASEFYQKGKYILTREGVERSAEEMIEYYAKLVAKFPIISIEDGLAEDDWDNWNKLTKRLGEKIQLVGDDLYVTNQERLQRGIDLSASNSILIKLNQIGTLTETLDTIEMAKRAGFTNVISHRSGETEDTTIADLAVATNAGQIKAGSLCRTDRIAKYNQLLRIEEELGDQGVYRGKEVFQ